The following proteins are encoded in a genomic region of Hippocampus zosterae strain Florida chromosome 2, ASM2543408v3, whole genome shotgun sequence:
- the mapk13 gene encoding mitogen-activated protein kinase 13, giving the protein MEARASFCREEINSTVWEVPEKYTHLKQIGTGAYGSVCSATNEKTKERVAIKKLHRPFQSEIFAKRAYRELRLLKHMKHENVIGLLDVFTSVSSLDDFQDFYLVMPYMFTDLSKVRGHLSEDKVQFLVYQMLCGLRYIHKAGIIHRDLKPGNLAVNQDCELKILDFGLARSTDAEMTGYVVTRWYRAPEVILNWMHYTQTVDIWSVGCIMAEMINGKTLFKGKDYMDQLTQIMKVTGVPGPEFIQKLDSPEAKKYVKALPHYPRKDFSTLFPRASANGIDLLEKMLVLDSDERPTAELALEHPYFDNLRDPDDLPEPAPYDDSHDNAQLTLEEWKRLCFREVKSFVPFPRRDSKRKNTLTMTP; this is encoded by the exons ATGGAGGCTCGGGCGAGCTTCTGCCGTGAGGAAATCAACAGCACCGTGTGGGAGGTTCCGGAGAAGTACACCCATCTCAAGCAGATCGGAACCGGGGCGTACGGCTCTGTTTG CTCAGCAACAAACGAGAAGACGAAGGAGAGAGTGGCCATCAAGAAGCTTCACCGGCCCTTCCAGTCAGAGATCTTCGCTAAAAGGGCCTACCGGGAACTGCGGTTGCTCAAacacatgaaacatgaaaat gtgataggacttcttgatgTGTTTACATCTGTTTCAAGCCTCGACGACTTCCAGGACTT CTACCTTGTgatgccttacatgtttactgaCCTGTCAAAGGTGCGAGGTCATCTCTCTGAAGACAAAGTCCAGTTTCTTGTCTACCAAATGCTCTGTGGGCTCAGG TACATCCACAAGGCTGGAATCATTCACAGG GATCTTAAGCCTGGAAACTTGGCTGTAAACCAAGACTGTGAGCTGAAG ATCCTGGACTTCGGGCTAGCTCGCAGCACCGACGCCGAGATGACAGGCTATGTGGTGACTCGTTGGTACCGGGCACCTGAGGTCATTCTGAACTGGATGCACTACACGCAAACTG TGGACATCTGGTCTGTGGGCTGCATCATGGCTGAAATGATCAACGGAAAAACCCTTTTTAAAGGGAAAGATT ACATGGACCAGCTGACACAGATAATGAAAGTTACCGGAGTGCCTGGACCAGAGTTTATACAGAAACTGGACAGCCCTGAG GCAAAAAAGTATGTGAAGGCCCTTCCTCACTATCCCAGAAAAGACTTCTCAACATTGTTTCCTCGAGCCAGTGCCAACG GCATCGACCTCCTGGAGAAGATGCTTGTTCTGGACAGTGATGAGAGGCCCACAGCTGAACTGGCACTGGAGCATCCGTACTTTGACAACCTCAGGGACCCAGATGACCTACCTGAGCCGGCACCATATGATGACAGCCACGACAATGCCCAGTTGACTCTCGAGGAGTGGAAGC GATTATGTTTCCGAGAGGTGAAGAGCTTCGTGCCATTCCCTCGGCGAGACTCCAAGAGAAAAAACACGCTGACTATGACTCCCTGA